Genomic DNA from Oryza sativa Japonica Group chromosome 5, ASM3414082v1:
caaaaattttcaccaacTAAAAAAAGGCCTAAATATCATTTTGCCAATGACTTAACACTGTTAACTTCATCATCCAAAGTAGGGGTAAAATGTGGATTCATTTAAAAAACAGAGGCAAAAATgaaaaccctaaaaaaataGGGCAAAATCAATATTGAACATCAAAATAGGGGTAAGAACAAAATTacccgtttattttattttattttcttaaacTCTAAAGTAAATTTCAGGAAATCCTAGCACCCTGTTGACGGTCTTTTAACTATAAAATCCGACCCTTcataaaagcaaataaaaaaatataaaatggaaTATCAAACTTAGAGGTAGTGTTTATTATTAACCATTTCCACAAGTCTTGGTGAATACATGGATTAGAGGTCTCACATGTCAATCAAAACCACCTATAATTGAGCCTAACCAAGGTACAACACGTCTTATTTTGGAGAATCAAGGATTGAGTGGTatgaaatcaagaaaaaaagggAAGCAAATGACCACACCATCCCTAAGGACATATATCTTAGAAATTTGAGACATAATGGTTAGTGAGAGCATCAATTCTAAATTTGCTAATAGATAAGGTGCCACGTTAGCAAATAGTGAAAGTAGATCATATTTTCTAAAAGGCAATACTAGAATGTGAAAACTAGCATACCTAGACATATCCATGAAATAAAAAGGAAGGAAATATACATATACTTTAAATATGAGACATAATAGTTAATGAGCACATTGATTCTAATTTTAGCTAATGGATTGGGTGccatagtagcaaatattcaaactAGATCACATTTTTCAAAAGGCAAATAGTAGAATGTAACTAAAATTGGAAGATAGCCAAACCAGCTTATCTAGATTGCCACAAAAGTATAAATTAATATATTGCCTTGTTATGCAGAAGGTACACATCAATGCAGAAAGAGAAGAATACTATGACATACATGCGCCTCCCTACATATATATCACTGTCTCAAGCACTTCTGACCTACAACAAAGATACAATAGGATACACACAAAGTAGAGAGAAATGTCATCAATATCTTACTTCTTAGTAGCTATGCTCTTATGCAACGGTTTTGGGTTCATCGTGTCTGCTCAAGTGGTAGGTGGTGGTTCTTCCTCAAGAATTCCATCCTTCGTTGGGATAGATGGTGGAAGTAAGTTTTCTCCAAGTGGCTTGGACCAGATCCACCATAGACTTATTACTAACCATGGTGTTGCTCTTGGTCCATGTGACCCCATATATAGGTCTTGCAGGTAATGTGATTGGCGTTGGCAAAAGATTGACTCCTACAGGCCCGAATCCAGTCCACAATGAATTtcaacctccacctccacctccacctccaagtCCTCCTAATGGTGGTAATGTGATTGGCAATGGCAAGAGATTGACTCCTACAGGCCCGGATCCAATCCACAATGAATTtcaacctccacctccacctccacctccaagtCCTCCTAATGGTGGTAAGGTGATTGGTGATGGCAAGAGATTGACTCCTACAGGCCCGGATCCAGTCCACAATAAATTTCAACCTCCACCTCCAAGTCCTCCTAATGGTGGTAACGTGATTGGCGATGGCAAGAGATTGACTCCTACAGGCCCGGATCCAATCCACAATGAATTTCaacctccacctccccctccacctccaaGTCCTCCTAATGGTGCTAATGTGATTGGCGATGGCAAGAGATTGACTCCTATAGGCCCGGATCCAATCCACAATGAatttccacctccacctccaagtCCTCCTAATGGTGCTAATGTGATTGGCGATGGCAAGAGATTGACTCCTACAGGCCCAGATCCAGTCCACAATGAATTTCAACCTCCACCTCCAAGTCCTCCTAATGGTATGATAGCATAGAGCTTGAGTACTTGACATGACACTATGGAGAAGAGatgttatttaaaaatatagctGAATGTAAAGCATCCAGCTCATGCTAAAGCAATAAAGTTAAGcttcatttttagtttttctttgttagaaatgatatttttccttgttATAACAATGTCCGTATTTCTAAATTTCAATTCAAAAAATTTCTCATTATGCATATAGATTTGAGCAATAATATGTAATGAATTGTTGAGAACTACTATAGCACAAGTAGCACACTACTCCGCAATACCCCTATGCCCCTCCCACCCCACGCAATAATTCATTTACCACACACCAAATCTCCAAATCCTATATATTTACATCGGTTTCCACATACCCATCGACTGCAACCAACACCACCACCTTTTTTCGGATTTAGGAGGCAACAACGCATACAATGTTCTCTAACATCGCGTCACCGGCACTTAGACCCACTTTTTTTCTGCCCATCCCTGACCACCTACAAGTTGGGAGTCCATGTGTACCACGAGGACTGCAATGTTGTACTGGTAAGAACACGTATGGTGCTCTTCGGATGGTTACATGCACATCCAGGTCTTAAAGGTTAGGACTATTGCGAAGTAGTTGTAACTAATTTAagggaaagagaaaaaaaattacatacatATTTTGATTGACTGTGatttatctctactacttaaaagaAACAAAAGTAGTATGTCTGCTCCTCTCCACGAAGTGCACAACCATTGCCCCTCCGAGAAAACCAGAAAATAAAACAAGCGatggttaaaaaaaagagtaaattacactagcggtccttaaacttgtaacgaagtttcacttaggtccacggaCTTGCAAAGCGCGCATCGAGATCCttaaacttggtttaatgtatcatCCTGTTCCAAAGTCTGGTTTGACCGTGATCTTGCCTATGTGTCATGCCACGTGGACAATGACATGgctaatttttctttttccctttttttcttcccatcttttctctccttcctcacctCGCGTGGAGAAAAATGCGGCagaagggagaggaaggaggcaaagtggagaaaaaaagggataagaagggagaaaaaaagaaggaagaaaggagaaaaaaatataaaaattccaTCTCATCGTCCATGTAGGTAAGACCACAGTCAAACGAGGCTTTGGACCCGGATGATACATTAAACTAAGTTTAGGGATCTCGATGCGCGTTTTGCAAGTtcatggacctaagtgaaacttcgttacaagtttaaggaccgctagtgtaatttactctaaaaaaacAATTGGATCTACaactgacggagcgtggggctcctcaccgggagaccgcgcgggcccccctttgccggttcggccgggggcgctaggtgaggttctaagccctcgatctgtggaatgtttcgcgagagagcaaatgcgcaagacacgggcgatgtagacaggttcgggccgctgagaagcgtaataccctactcctgtgttctggtggatctgtgtatgaaggagttacaaagagctggagagcaagagagttcaaactctagagactctcttcctctttctctcctctacgagctcaggtgttctcccccttctcctcgagctccgcccttctctaagtgggcaaggtcctacttttatatctcaaggggatcccATATGCACCatttctacctactcttcttttgggtggggactcaccctatcttcccaaaaaagaaaaaactggcttgcgccttcgcctggaagctaaatcacagcttgtctttgagtgaggcccagcgtcatcactcgcctgacaccggggatctccctgttactccctcattaatgggcggagatttgccatggctgttgtccgaatgaccctctgatgggatgggccatacctacctccactccgccggaagcaggcgcaacgtgggagcacggttgtctgccgatgacgtgaccggcgtcagaccagtcacaaaccggtcattcttgtctaccacgcgtcagtttagcatgccacacgtcagcccttcttcataaaatgacttccttgtaatggttgcgatgaagcctggtatgaatctagccaggactgacgtgctaactccaggagtcagcacgccggctccggctagggacgagtgcctagaggctctcatcattccgacgggacggggcgaggcgtgcgaaaggccgcctgttgccacctaacccgcgatctgaccggtctgtgaccggtcacacactgtgacctgtcacggaccgaacgagtgtgctgcgctgcattaaatgcggcgtggggcgctcgtccaacccgcaataaacgcggttaggtgagcgccgctgtgctcacctaacccacacacgtggcgccaaacccacagggggttggggcgccccagccctcggggccgaaacgggagcggcccgacccctcggggagacagagggaggggcggccacatcaccctcgggcccgacccccccgagggggtcaggccacgtgggtgaccgcggctgccccaaacctctagtcaagatacccccggtcccatgtcaccgacaacaaCCCTAACCCATCCTGTGAAAGGACCTTGATATCACCTGGGGGCTGGGGTTGAATTGGTGTTCCtacaaattataacaacttTGAAGCAGATTAATAAGCAATTGCACCTTCCGATTTAAGTCAGAGTTTTCGATATGAAATCAAAGTTTCTGATATCAATCCGAATGTCCGACAACTAAGAGAGTAAAACACTAAATGTGAACTTGCATGTAGCTCAACAAAACAATATGTATATGAATCACAAGGAGACAACCAGGATATATAATCAAGATATATGGTTACCAAGTAGATCAACTAAGAATGTAAATAGATCGGCCAAGAATAAACTAAAGCACAATATGAATAAGGCAAGAACGAGCAAACCATGAGAAGAGACATGCAAATTGTTTAACGAAGTTCGAATCCACCAATCCTACATCTTCGTTGAGGGGCCACAAAGGCTAGGTCTCTTTCAACCCTTTGCCTCACGAGGTTGCACAAATACACTCCTCAATTTCACTcttgatcattttttttatttgtggagGCACAGTcgaagccttcacaaacttcctGTGGCACACCACAACCTTGGGTGCTCACTGGCGACACCTAGACGTCTAGGAGACCTTGATTTCTCTTTTTTATCTTATATTCAAATATGTTGCTATTTTTAAAACTAGATAGCTGACTAGGGTAAAATACTGATTCTATTTATCGTGGATTCGATGCTCTGATATACTACGGAGCGGAATACTACAGAGGAAGCTACAACAGTATCCACACACTTGTGGTTCTGTTGGCATAAGAGCCGTCAACAACAAGTTTTATAGAAAATGGAGAAGTTACTATGTaatcagagttttttttttatgcggGGACTATGCAATCAGAGTTGTCATTTGCAGATCACTAAGAAATGATTTTTTAGACCAAGTTTCTTCACTCGACTTATAAGTACATAACTAATCCAATGGCCATTGGGATGGGATTTACAGTAATATCATTGAA
This window encodes:
- the LOC107277871 gene encoding uncharacterized protein: MSSISYFLVAMLLCNGFGFIVSAQVVGGGSSSRIPSFVGIDGGSNVIGVGKRLTPTGPNPVHNEFQPPPPPPPPSPPNGGNVIGNGKRLTPTGPDPIHNEFQPPPPPPPPSPPNGGKVIGDGKRLTPTGPDPVHNKFQPPPPSPPNGGNVIGDGKRLTPTGPDPIHNEFQPPPPPPPPSPPNGANVIGDGKRLTPIGPDPIHNEFPPPPPSPPNGANVIGDGKRLTPTGPDPVHNEFQPPPPSPPNGMIA